The Primulina eburnea isolate SZY01 chromosome 6, ASM2296580v1, whole genome shotgun sequence genome contains a region encoding:
- the LOC140833357 gene encoding uncharacterized protein, with protein MNIELIKCECCGLKEDCTQEYIAEVKEKFEGKWLCGLCSEAVRDEVNRSKKQYCGMDEAVKAHMSFCRKYKSNPAFRVADGMRQMLRRRSGDLSSSSSSSPKKSSRSSHTSQVGDDSTFSYY; from the coding sequence ATGAACATTGAGTTGATCAAGTGCGAGTGCTGCGGATTGAAGGAAGACTGCACGCAAGAATACATCGCAGAAGTGAAGGAAAAATTCGAAGGGAAATGGCTGTGTGGTCTGTGCTCAGAAGCTGTGAGAGATGAAGTGAACAGAAGCAAGAAACAGTACTGTGGAATGGATGAAGCTGTAAAGGCACACATGTCGTTCTGTCGTAAATATAAATCGAATCCGGCTTTCCGAGTTGCCGATGGCATGAGGCAGATGCTTAGAAGAAGGTCCGGAGATTTGTCGTCGTCATCCTCGTCGTCGCCGAAGAAAAGTTCGAGATCATCACACACATCGCAGGTCGGAGACGACTCCACATTTTCCTATTACTAG